In Aspergillus fumigatus Af293 chromosome 6, whole genome shotgun sequence, the genomic window TGGATGCGGAGATTCTTTTTTTCTGCGGCGGATGAATGCCAAGAAGTGGATTCGATGCTTTTCGATTGCGCCTGggtttcatcatcatcatactGCGATTTTGACGCAGTTATGTTATATAGATAGAATAACCATTATATATCGCTGAAGGTTTTAATTGATACTGTCGTTATTTGTGATTGTGGTTCACCTGGTTTGCTGCGCAATGTCTGCGTCCAATGGCGGGGATTGTAATCAAGATTATCtcctacagagtactacGTGTGCTAAGATGCATTCAACGAGTTTGAATCGAAAGATTCGTCGACGTATACGCGGTATGTACATACAAACAACGTGAAAGGGAAATACGGATACATTCTGGAGctctatttcttttcatcctccttcttctcctccggCTTAGGGGTGGGGAGCTTGAACTATATTGAACCATATTAGTTTCCATCGCTTCACAGGAGTTAGTTACCAGACATACCGAGTCAGGTTTCCGGTCAACGCCAGAGCCAACAGGCTCCCAAGCAGTGGTGCCTCCTTCGAAGTTCCGGAAAGCCTGTGTCAGCTCAAGGGGCTCAATGAcgatgcgcttcttctcttcatcgtAGCGCAGCTCAGTGTAGCCGGTCAAAGGGAAATCCTTGCGGAGAGGGTGTCCATCGAAACCGTAGTCCGTCATAATACGACGCAGATCCGGGTGGCCGCTGAAGAAGACACCAAACAGGTCGTAGACCTCACGCTCGTACCACAGAGCTCCTTCGTACAGACCCGTCACACTGGGCACGGGGCTGGCCTCGTCCGCATAGGTCTTAACACGGATACGGGAGTTATAGCGGATGCTCAGCAGGTTGTAGACGACCTCGAAGCGCTGGTCACGAGTGGGGAAATCAACCGCGGTAATATCGGAGATCTGGGTGAATTCGGCTGCCGTGTGGTATTTCAGGAAGCTCATGACAGGGATGATGCCGGTGGGAGGAACGTAGATCGTGAGCTCGTCCTTCCACACAGAGAACTGCTGAACGTATTTGGGCAGGCAGGACATGACATATTGGCCGTACTTGTGCAGGCTCTCGGTCTTGTCCTGGTACTTGTCGGCGGGGTTGACGACAGGCGCGCGAAGAGCTCCTTGGGCTATACTCAAAGTCAGTCATTGAAGGCTCAGCCTCATTTTTTGATCCATTGCATACGGGGACGGTGCGCTTGGCGCATATTCTCAGGCTCAGGAACTTTGGAGGCGAGCTGCACGGTCGACGAGAAGGCACGGCATGTCTGGGACGACCTCACGGCCGATGCCAGCGAGCGGCCAGTGCTCAATCGCATCAAGGAGCGAGCAGAGGCCATGATGGAAGGACAATGGCGGATcctgagaaggagattgaggcgTTGGAGGGGCGGTTCAAGCAACCGGAGACATCCACAGGGAGCTGGCCGGCGAGGACTTCGAGGTTGCCGGGAACCAGGCAGTCACGTGCAGGCTGACATAAACCACTGAAAAATGCAAACAGACCAAACAAGGCAAACACCATGTGGCAGCTCCGCGTCCAACTTcgttctctctttcttcgcctcaaactctcttcctctgctgttgctgctgcaagTCCTGCTAGTCCTGCTCCTCACTAACCAACGTTTCCCTTTCCTCTccctttcctctttttcaACATCTTCGCTTTCTTGTCTAGAGTCCTCTGGATTTTTCTTACCGCTTTACTGTCTTTCCAGCGACCGATCCATTTTTTTCTTGGTTTCTTCGCCTCTTTCACCTTCCCCCTTCTCTCGGGGTCTCGGCTTACAGGTATCGGCGTTTCGCATCCATCTGCACATACGTACTCGATTAGTACACTCTCACAAGGACGGTCACTATGTCGAGTCGCCCGCAAATAGACTCCGtcatcgatgatgacgacgagtTCTGGTATGTTTGAAGTGCTTTCCCATCGCTGGTGTTATACGGCAGTTGGCTGACAACTTCGACCTTAGCCCTCTGTGCATTGAAGAATTTGATCTTTCCGACAAGAACTTCAAGCCATGCCCTTGCGGTTATCAGGTGTGTTGCTCCTTGCTGCCTTCTGGTGTGCATTGGTGCAAATTCTAACCGTTGGCCAAACAGATCTGCCAGTTTTGCTACAATAACATCAAGACCCATAGCGAAGAGGGCCGATGCCCTAACTGCAGGCGCGTTTATGATGAAAGCACTATACAATACAAGGTTCCTGATGCAGACGAGTGCGTATCATATTTTCGCATTTTGGCAACACTTGTTTCCGCTTTGCCCAAATATCGGTTTCTTGGCGCTAACGGATCCGTTTTCACACTAGGTTCAAAGCAGACTTGGCGTTGAAACATCGAAAGGCGGCCGCCGCaaaaaagaaggaagctgAAAAGCGCGAAATCGAGGCTTCCAGCCGGAAGAATTTGGCGGGGGTTAGGGTCGTACAGAAAAACCTGGTTTATGTGATCGGCCTCAACCCCACAATACGCGACGAGAGTCAACTACTTCAAACTTTGCGCGGGAAGGATTATTTCGGCCAATATGGCGAGATCGAAAAAATCGTTGTCAGCAAGGCCAAGCCAGGTGGCAATCCCAACCAGGGTATCGGTGTCTATGTGACATATGCCACCAAGGCGGATGCTGCAACCTGTATTGCTGCTGTCGACGGATCTACCAACGGCGACCGTGTACTCAGGTAGGCAAACCTATCGTTCTTTATCGTGTCATTCGCAACTCTCAGCTAACTGATTCTATTGTAGGGCGCAATATGGGACCACCAAATATTGCTCATCGTTTCTCCGCAATGAGCAGTGCAATAATCGAAATTGTACTTTCCTGCACGAGACGGGCGAAGATAGTGATAGTTATAGCCGACAGGATCTTTCTTCGATGAACACACTCTCTAGTCAGCGCCCCAACGGAATTCCCAGCGGACCCAGTCACGCCATTCCTGCACATGTCGCTCGATCCTCCGCTCTGCCTACTTCTCAACCAATGCGCCGACAGGCCAGTAAGGATGATACTACTGGCATGCGACAACCAGACGGTTCTGCTCTCCCCTCGTCGGCCAGTTGGGCAAACAAAGATAGTGCCATCAATCGCACCCGGCGAGCCAGTCTAGCGGGCAGCCAAGCTTCCCAGAGCCCTCGTCCAGTGCATGCCACGGTCGCACAGGGGGTCGAGGAAGtcaagaaggccgagaagcAGTCGCAGGAGCGACGCCAGACGCCGGCGCCTTCGGAAGCACGCCCTGCCACTCCTCAAACGTCGGTCCAGACGCCGCCTGACCCCATCGCACCCCTACTCGAAAATATACTCAAGGCGGTCAAGTCCCCAGATTTCAAGTTCATTTTCTCCGCAGCCGGTCTTTCTACTGAAGAGGTTGCTCTTATTGAGAACCATCCTTCGTTCATCGACCCATACGGTGGCGTCAAACGTCGAGCAATGCGGGAGAAGGCGGAGCAGGAGCGCGCGAAGAGAGAAcaggagcttcttcagaatgcggcggccgaggaggaaagcCGAGAAAGTGGAAGTTTGCAACTTGGTGGTGAACCAGATGACGCTCACCCTCCAAGAGGTCGTGGAGGTCGTGACTCCCATGGTGCTATTCAGCCGCCGTCTCAGCAGGGTACCACGACGAATTCTGCGATTGGGTCACCCGTGTCGGCCGCTAGTCACCAGTTCCAGGGACTCAACCTCGGCGGCCGTAGCTTAACCCCacttcagcaacagcaactgATGCTGCTCAAGTCCGCTGGCAGCCAGCAGGCTGGCCTAGTCGATCCCTTACAAAGTGGATTGGGTTCGTCCGTTCTAGATCAGGCGTCTCAAGTTCGGCAAGGTCTTCTCCAGTCGCAAATGGCGCAGTTCAACGCTCTACAGGCCCAGAACCGTCAGTCTTCGCGTTTCTCTTTCACCAATGATGCCAATGCAAAGAACCTTCCCAACGTCAGGATGCTCAGCCAGCAGGCTGGTTTGATGCAGTCTGGGACGCCGAACCCTTTGGCAGCACCTAGCCCTCAGCACGGACTTGCCAACAACTTCTACACTAGCGGGGTTCAGGGTCCACCACCCGGTCTGAAGACAGCTGGTACTCCTCCCATCAGTGGAGGCGGCATGTTTGCTCAAGGTCACGGATTTACCACAAATGCCAATCTCGGTTTGGGCGGCAATGTCGGCAAGCAGGAAGCCAACCCAGAATTGATGCGCGAGTTGTTGCGAGGTCGAAGTGGCACAAATACTGGTGGATTGCAAGGGCAAGAGGCCGCAAAGCGTGAGTTCATGtttccttttctccaacAGCACCAAACCCCCCCTCCCCTGACTCCTGCCAATGGCCTTCTCAGCTCTTTCTATGGTTCCCAAGCGGGGACTTTCTCCGAAGCTGGGCcacagaagcagaagaagaaggggaagaagcaCAGACATGCTAACACTTCCTCCGGTGGAGGCGGTGTAGTTGATCTTGCGGACCCGAGTATTTTGCAGGCGAGGATGCACCAGGTCGGCGCAAATACCACTGCTGGGCAAGCGCTATATGGGAGTCAGGGTCAAGGTGGGTACAATCACTCCATGATGTATGGAGGCGGTTTCAACCGCTGGTGATTACCGTTCTCCCTTTTGTCGCtctccagtcttcttcccctCGCATATTCGTGTCTCTCTTGTTATGATGACCatatttgcttcttcttccccctCCACGTCGTTTTCTCCTTGTGATGCCTGAGCTTTGATTTCACTTTCTTATTCCCTTACATGACATGATATCATATTTTTCCTCTTCGTTTTTCACGTGGTGCAGGATATGAATTTGCCTTTTCTTGATTCCCGAGTCTGACCTCTGGCTTTGCGATCTGATACACACCCTGCAACGAAGCATTGGGCAATCGGCTCTAAAAATTGCAAGCAGTTATGGCGGAATGCCTTTGGCGTTATATTTGAGGCGGAGTTCTTTATGTGTCATTTTCGTCCCTTTATTCTTTACTGTTTTTCCTCGTATTACCAGCATCCTCTCGGATGAGTGACGTCGCATTATTCATGAAGATCTCATTTTCTTCTGGCCGACATTGACTTGGTGGCTGTCGTactttgtctttttctttcttttgcatCCAAGCTGGGTTGATCTATCAGCGTCGTGAGGTCCTCTCGGTCTGGCCATGGTTCCATGTACGTTAACCTCCCTGCCCTGACTTTGGTAAACTGAAGCAAGGCCGTCTATCTGAAGTCAAATTCTCACAATCACTGTTCATATAGACACCGTTGCCCTGCTCCTGACTGGTCAACCTAGCCAGGGAAATTTTGTGTAATCGTCATGCCCACAGTTCTTCGTATATTTTGTctgatctgcttctgcccTTGCTCTGGAGAGTCGACTGCCTGCATCATGTCGTGTTCTTTTATTTTTGATACCCATCTTTTCACCCATGTGGCTGTATTTCAACGAACTGACTGGAGCAAGTAGTGGACGAAGATTTCCCGCCTCTGGGGACTCCGCTCAAGGACAAGCGCCCCGTCGACAGCtttggctttctccttcgatctcatcttccaaatGACACTCAAGGGACCACTCGCGCCGGAACCCCGACACTTCCCCCCGGTCTCCCTTTGCCGCACGCTCATCCGGCATCGTCGTTGTTCCAGAGTCCTTTGAATCCGTCGAGCCCGTCTCTATCGATATCTATGCCACCGCCTGGCCTCAACATCACACGTTCTAAGCCTGGAACACCGTCTCAGAACTTCTCCGAGATTGAATCTCAGCGGCCGTCTCCAGAGCCTCGAGAAACTCCCGAAAGCGTTCCTCCTAGCAAGTTCAAGAACATTTCGGAGATTTCCCTGGGTTCCCCTTTGCCAAAGTCCGCACAGATAGCTCGGACACAGGCTAAACCCGAGCTCTCAGCAAGTTTAGATGATAGGAGACCGAGTGCGAAAGACGGAGATACCAACAATAGTCATCCTAATAAGAAACCATCGACAAAAGCCAAGCCTATGAAACTTGATCTGCACTTCACACCAGCTCATCCCCAAGAAACTACGACTTCGAAAGCAGAATCTCCCGCCCAGACTGCTCCTACGCGCTATGTTGCAGCTCCCGTTTCTGCCGTCGGGTCAAGGCCAAATACTCCTATGACGGGTGTCTCCCGGGCTTCGGACTCCTCGGCTCCTCGACAGCCGCGGGTTCTTCGCGTGGTTGACACCCCAAAGACCGAGACACCACCTCCCGCTTCCACCTCTCAGTCTAGCGCTTCTCTCCCGACAACTCTGAAGACACGTTCAAGACGGCCAAGTATTTCTTCGCTCAGTCGACCCGATACTCCCGGTGATTTGGGCTCTGAAGCGGATCTGTACAcgtctgcgtctgcttcTCGTGCCAATTCGCCTCCCGCTTCCTCTAGGATTGGCTCTGCACCTGTGCGCTCTATCACTAAGAGTCAAGCCAAGAAAGAACGCCGGCAAAAGGCAAAGGAAGCTGAAGCTAAGAAACAGGAGGTGATAGCCGTTCCGGAGGAGCCAGTTCAAGCCCCCATCATCGGCAGGAAACGCAAGACCAAGAAGGCCCCGACAAGCAATGCTGATGCATCCAACACGAGCGCCGACAATGCGCCTGAGCCCACAAAAGTCAGTCAGCCTGGCCCACAAGAGGCGGCTGAGAGGGTTGAACCGAAGACcgaggagacgaagaagaataagCAGGAGAAGCCTCCGAAGCCCCATATCGAAGAGAAGCAACCCGTATCCGAGAACAAGCCAGCAGAGCCATGGCGCTCGAAGAACACGCTGGAACAGCTGATAAAGGATTCCGAACAAAGCGGCGTCTCGATTAAAGATCTGTTTCTGGAACGGACTTCGCCATTGCAGGTCTTGCTTGCTCAGCTGCACAAGGCTGGCCAGTTGGATCTAAACAATCACCCTCTCTTCAATCCTTCGAATCTCAGTCAGCGCTTTGACATGAAATGTACATCCGACGATTACGAACTTTTGAAGCAGCCTATCGAGTTGACCGAGGAGCACCGCAAAGCCTTGCTTCGCGGGGAACCTGTCCGTCTCCATTCCTCTTCTAGCCAACTGAAGGATCGCTGCCTCATCACGCCTCGCGGTTGTGTCCTCCATCACCTGACGccggaggaagaagacaggTATCTCGCTTTGGAAAAGAGCATGGAATGGACAACCGAATCTTTCCAGGAATATCCAGCAGCCCTTATTACGGAACCCGACGTGACCAATCGTGGTGGAGGGTTGGATGCGCTCTTCGCCACGCCCGAGAACTTCAACATTTGCTGGGTAGATG contains:
- a CDS encoding complex I 30 kDa subunit family protein, encoding MASARSLMRLSTGRSLASAVRSSQTCRAFSSTVQLASKVPEPENMRQAHRPPQGALRAPVVNPADKYQDKTESLHKYGQYVMSCLPKYVQQFSVWKDELTIYVPPTGIIPVMSFLKYHTAAEFTQISDITAVDFPTRDQRFEVVYNLLSIRYNSRIRVKTYADEASPVPSVTGLYEGALWYEREVYDLFGVFFSGHPDLRRIMTDYGFDGHPLRKDFPLTGYTELRYDEEKKRIVIEPLELTQAFRNFEGGTTAWEPVGSGVDRKPDSFKLPTPKPEEKKEDEKK
- a CDS encoding CCR4-NOT core ubiquitin-protein ligase subunit MOT2; the encoded protein is MSSRPQIDSVIDDDDEFCPLCIEEFDLSDKNFKPCPCGYQICQFCYNNIKTHSEEGRCPNCRRVYDESTIQYKVPDADECAAAAKKKEAEKREIEASSRKNLAGVRVVQKNLVYVIGLNPTIRDESQLLQTLRGKDYFGQYGEIEKIVVSKAKPGGNPNQGIGVYVTYATKADAATCIAAVDGSTNGDRVLRAQYGTTKYCSSFLRNEQCNNRNCTFLHETGEDSDSYSRQDLSSMNTLSSQRPNGIPSGPSHAIPAHVARSSALPTSQPMRRQASKDDTTGMRQPDGSALPSSASWANKDSAINRTRRASLAGSQASQSPRPVHATVAQGVEEVKKAEKQSQERRQTPAPSEARPATPQTSVQTPPDPIAPLLENILKAVKSPDFKFIFSAAGLSTEEVALIENHPSFIDPYGGVKRRAMREKAEQERAKREQELLQNAAAEEESRESGSLQLGGEPDDAHPPRGRGGRDSHGAIQPPSQQGTTTNSAIGSPVSAASHQFQGLNLGGRSLTPLQQQQLMLLKSAGSQQAGLVDPLQSGLGSSVLDQASQVRQGLLQSQMAQFNALQAQNRQSSRFSFTNDANAKNLPNVRMLSQQAGLMQSGTPNPLAAPSPQHGLANNFYTSGVQGPPPGLKTAGTPPISGGGMFAQGHGFTTNANLGLGGNVGKQEANPELMRELLRGRSGTNTGGLQGQEAAKREFMFPFLQQHQTPPPLTPANGLLSSFYGSQAGTFSEAGPQKQKKKGKKHRHANTSSGGGGVVDLADPSILQARMHQVGANTTAGQALYGSQGQVDEDFPPLGTPLKDKRPVDSFGFLLRSHLPNDTQGTTRAGTPTLPPGLPLPHAHPASSLFQSPLNPSSPSLSISMPPPGLNITRSKPGTPSQNFSEIESQRPSPEPRETPESVPPSKFKNISEISLGSPLPKSAQIARTQAKPELSASLDDRRPSAKDGDTNNSHPNKKPSTKAKPMKLDLHFTPAHPQETTTSKAESPAQTAPTRYVAAPVSAVGSRPNTPMTGVSRASDSSAPRQPRVLRVVDTPKTETPPPASTSQSSASLPTTLKTRSRRPSISSLSRPDTPGDLGSEADLYTSASASRANSPPASSRIGSAPVRSITKSQAKKERRQKAKEAEAKKQEVIAVPEEPVQAPIIGRKRKTKKAPTSNADASNTSADNAPEPTKVSQPGPQEAAERVEPKTEETKKNKQEKPPKPHIEEKQPVSENKPAEPWRSKNTLEQLIKDSEQSGVSIKDLFLERTSPLQVLLAQLHKAGQLDLNNHPLFNPSNLSQRFDMKCTSDDYELLKQPIELTEEHRKALLRGEPVRLHSSSSQLKDRCLITPRGCVLHHLTPEEEDRYLALEKSMEWTTESFQEYPAALITEPDVTNRGGGLDALFATPENFNICWVDETTTNLSSAAHAGSPPAADASVSSTASAPPNVLSTMEADSTRSHNWAIASTAELANATAASVRSFAAATAKHMLGAAGVVMGTIPDLDDVVGMTDEELRSFALKSQKDLEGSRKELDAIDKKLAALFKRNKKLAQQALATTVEV